From a single Notolabrus celidotus isolate fNotCel1 chromosome 7, fNotCel1.pri, whole genome shotgun sequence genomic region:
- the LOC117815588 gene encoding uncharacterized protein LOC117815588, with product MITRPVDDVDSERLKAAKEKLAPLNQLLNKPETVSLSFEQLLSRCDLTPSEFEQHLHLMSQSCSIILKRDPKDCWVNPYNPHLLEAWDANIDVQFVLSYHSLIRYICTYMCKSENSVSQYLQTLNQNSDRDCVNERDEMKAIMQAYSKKREISAQEAVARVTSLNMKKSSRAVVFISTDDNPVKMSLPVSSLGNTTPDCVNVWMTSFLDESWIISTTVTCAVVLALIMAVITLKRNKTIWIFLITKIKGQPIPNPAKSFLKDVNFQSYLSSRLTNLFTPLEITSIEIVSPVKLVPFKPEAELLEKMKSKSSYDSSNSGFSNPSYAHLGSAPPVSVSLLTAGNLDPCAADTPYGPVCSQSEDKDAGQEREEVREKDVKILKLLSNGCNKGNPPLVISDYEKVEKVQLERSRLQSLDSGVCNGEEPSQESLEADSINVTESHDEINEEREAGKETEGVFQKLFGGNVDISGKGSIQVCYDYERVQKLQPDSPELQSLDVNNEIEEHFGHQESLEDTDKSSESTNLLPPPCSFSSVTAMSSNLNGPAFRPAPHCNILALMTTRWSLEASGDGYMPKQVES from the exons ATGATAACCAGACCTGTGGATGATGTGGACTCAGAGAGACTTAAAGCAGCCAAAGAGAAACTAGCCCCACTGAATCAGTTGCTGAATAAACCTGAGACCGTCTCCCTGAGTTTTGAACAGCTCCTGTCTCGATGTGACCTGACCCCCAGTGAATTTGAGCAACACCTGCACCTGATGAGCCAGTCCTGCAGTATCATACTGAAGCGTGACCCAAAAGACTGCTGGGTAAACCCTTACAACCCTCATCTGCTTGAAGCCTGGGACGCAAACATTGATGTGCAGTTTGTTCTGAGCTACCACAGTCTGATCCGTTACATCTGTACATACATGTGCAAAAGTGAGAACTCTGTGAGTCAGTATCTGCAAACGCTCAATCAGAACTCAGACAGAGACTGTGTCAATGAACGGGATGAAATGAAGGCAATCATGCAGGCATAttccaaaaagagagagatatcaGCACAAGAGGCTGTGGCCCGAGTGACTTCACTGAACATGAAAAAGAGTTCACGCGCCGTGGTTTTCATTTCAACTGACGACAACCCGGTCAAAATGAGTCTGCCTGTCTCCAGCCTCGGCAACACAACACCAGACTGTGTCAATGTGTGGATGACGTCTTTTCTAGATGAATCTTGGATTATCTCCACCACTGTCACATGTGCGGTAGTGCTGGCTCTGATCATGGCAGTCATAACTTTGAAGCGTAACAAAACCATCTG GATTTTCCTGATAACGAAAATCAAAGGTCAACCCATACCAAACCCGGCAAAGTCCTTCCTGAAGGATGTTAATTTCCAA agTTATCTGAGCTCTAGGCTCACAAACCTCTTCACACCACTGGAAATCACCTCCATAGAGATTGTCTCCCCTGTGAAGCTTGTCCCTTTCAAGCCGGAGGCAGAACTGCTAGAGAAGATGAAGAGCAAAAGCAGTTACGATTCCTCCAATTCCGGCTTCTCCAACCCCAGCTATGCCCATCTCGGTTCTGCTCcacctgtttctgtctctttgctCACTGCAGGAAATCTGGATCCCTGTGCAGCTGATACACCTTACGGACCTGTTTGTAGTCAAAGTGAGGATAAAGATGCAggacaggagagggaggaagttaGAGAAAAAGACGTGAAGATCCTGAAACTGCTCTCCAACGGCTGCAACAAAGGCAATCCTCCACTGGTCATTTCTGACTATGAGAAGGTGGAGAAGGTCCAGCTGGAGCGCTCCAGGCTTCAGAGTCTAGATTCAGGTGTGTGTAACGGTGAGGAGCCCAGTCAGGAGAGCCTGGAGGCAGACAGCATCAATGTGACTGAGAGCCACGATGAAAtaaatgaggagagagaggccgGGAAAGAAACAGAAGGAGTTTTTCAGAAGCTGTTTGGAGGGAATGTTGATATTTCCGGAAAAGGCTCCATCCAGGTTTGTTACGATTATGAGCGAGTCCAAAAGCTGCAGCCTGACAGCCCTGAGCTCCAGAGCCTGGACGTTAACAATGAGATCGAGGAGCATTTTGGTCACCAGGAGAGCCTGGAGGACACTGACAAGTCCTCTGAATCAACaaacctccttcctcctccatgCTCCTTTTCATCAGTCACAGCCATGTCTTCAAATCTCAACGGACCAGCTTTTAGACCAGCACCACATTGTAACATACTTGCTCTAATGACTACAAGGTGGTCTTTGGAGGCTTCGGGTGACGGATACATGCCAAAACAGGTAGAGAGCTAA
- the LOC117816609 gene encoding golgin subfamily A member 6-like protein 22 isoform X2 has protein sequence MSSALATTFSKMWTKLTAPKLKSCLKSPWKDSEGIPKKKVKFNSMVEICYFTRKEKESVPEVGGSNQLQYLTTTERNLLPSARVMMEEEEYDKQRKVKKQPVETNRRKRPLWEQRWRKQTKDYIRISEAELEELNNTPIHSVPLSLRHLKESDIIIQDLKNKLNEAGNHHLRHASISLDLVDTLLEDEDELKTLEAQLEESASKLRAQEDNSQALQKEVEDLREQLQRREPISPTTETVKPRHEIVEEDPETIQEEHPVDKEEKQTKLKSYVKHPLKDSGEILKNGGQFNSVVSVCSFTSKEEESVPEAGGSDQLQYVTATEGNLLPSARVMMEEDEYHKQRKVKKQRKVKKLRKVKTNRRESQPWEQKWRKQTEEYIRRYDAELDVLNRILIVSARDTKGRGLKIKNLKKKMYDGMYLHLVHCSRSLNLVDTIKVQHEQKWKTLEAQLEESASKLRAQEDISQALQKEVEDLREQLRRREPISPTTETVKPRHEMVEEDPETIQEEHPVDKEEHEENISLWRRFKKFLTPKHKRLFKSKRMKKEKEEASVSM, from the exons ATGTCATCAGCATTAGCAACGACTTTTTCAAAAATGTGGACTAAACTAACAGCACCAAAGCTCAAGAGCTGTTTAAAGAGCCCATGGAAAGATTCTGAGGGAATCCCAAAGAAGAAAGTGAAATTTAATTCGATGGTCGAAATATGTTACTTTACTAGAAAGGAGAAGGAGTCCGTACCAGAAGTTGGGGGCTCTAATCAGCTCCAGTACCTGACTACAACTGAGCGAAACCTCCTCCCATCTGCCCGAGTtatgatggaagaggaggaataTGATAAACAGCGCAAGGTGAAGAAGCAGCCTGTTGAGACTAATAGAAGGAAGAGGCCGCTCTGGGAGCAGAGATGGAGAAAACAGACTAAAGATTACATTAGGATATCTGAGGCAGAGCTCGAAGAACTGAATAACACCCCGATACATTCAGTTCCACTTTCATtgagacatttaaaagaaagtGACATAATAATTCAAGATCTAAAGAACAAGCTGAATGAAGCAGGTAACCACCACCTGCGTCATGCCTCCATATCCCTGGACCTTGTGGACACCTTGTTGGAAGATGAGGATGAGTTGAAGACATTAGAGGCTCAGTTGGAGGAAAGTGCCTCCAAACTTAGAGCTCAGGAGGACAATAGTCAGGCGCtgcagaaggaggtggaggacctCAGAGAACAGCTTCAAAGGAGGGAACCAATCAGTCCCACTACAGAGACAGTCAAACCAAGACATGAGATAGTTGAGGAAGACCCTGAGACGATCCAAGAAGAACATCCAGTGgacaaggaggaaaaacagacaaagctcAAGAGCTATGTAAAGCACCCATTGAAAGATTCTGGGGAAATCCTAAAGAACGGAGGGCAATTTAATTCTGTGGTCAGTGTATGTTCCTTTACTAGTAAGGAGGAGGAGTCCGTACCAGAAGCTGGGGGCTCAGATCAGCTCCAGTACGTGACTGCAACTGAGGGAAACCTCCTCCCATCTGCCCGAGTTATGATGGAAGAGGATGAATACCATAAACAGCGCAAGGTGAAGAAGCAGCGCAAGGTGAAGAAGCTGCGCAAGGTTAAGACTAATAGAAGGGAGAGCCAACCCTGGGAGCAGAAATGGCGAAAACAGACTGAAGAATACATCAGGAGATATGATGCTGAACTCGATGTACTGAATAGGATCCTGATAGTTTCGGCTAGAGATACAAAAGGACGTGGcttaaagattaaaaatctaAAGAAGAAGATGTATGATGGAATGTACCTGCACCTGGTTCATTGCTCCAGATCCTTGAATCTCGTGGACACCATCAAAGTCCAACATGAGCAGAAGTGGAAGACATTAGAGGCTCAGTTGGAGGAAAGTGCCTCCAAACTTAGAGCTCAGGAGGACATTAGTCAGGCGCtgcagaaggaggtggaggacctCAGAGAACAGCTTCGAAGGAGGGAACCAATCAGTCCCACTACAGAGACAGTCAAACCAAGACATGAGATGGTTGAAGAAGACCCTGAGACGATCCAAGAAGAAC ATCCAGTGGACAAGGAGGAACACGAGGAGAATATCTCTCTCTGGAGGAGGTTCAAAAAATTTCTCACTCCAAAACACAAACGTTTATTTAAGTCCAAAcgcatgaagaaagagaaggaagaggcCAGTGTTTCCATGTGA
- the lgals2b gene encoding lectin, galactoside-binding, soluble, 2b isoform X1, whose protein sequence is MEISVGVVKIVTDMTFKEGQEFKIRVKPSEDCSTFSINVGHDADNIAMHFNPRFDSGGDSSVIVFNSKSGGSWGDEQRDDHFPFVRGEECKFYLNLSMESFYIKLPDGTMVDFPNRLGDIKYKYFSIGGDARIVGIKIK, encoded by the exons ATGGAAATATCTGTAGGTGTGGTAAAG ATAGTCACAGACATGACGTTCAAGGAGGGCCAGGAGTTCAAGATCCGAGTCAAGCCCTCAGAAGACTGCAGCAC CTTTTCCATCAACGTCGGTCACGATGCTGACAACATCGCCATGCACTTCAACCCTCGTTTCGATTCAGGCGGCGACTCCAGCGTCATCGTCTTCAACTCCAAGTCCGGGGGAAGCTGGGGTGACGAGCAACGAGACGACCACTTCCCCTTCGTGCGCGGGGAGGAGTGCAAG TTTTATCTCAACCTCAGCATGGAGAGCTTTTACATCAAGCTCCCTGATGGCACCATGGTCGACTTCCCCAACCGCCTTGGTGACATCAAGTACAAGTACTTCAGCATCGGCGGTGACGCCAGGATCGTCGGCATCAAGATCAAGTAG
- the LOC117816609 gene encoding golgin subfamily A member 6-like protein 6 isoform X1 → MSSALATTFSKMWTKLTAPKLKSCLKSPWKDSEGIPKKKVKFNSMVEICYFTRKEKESVPEVGGSNQLQYLTTTERNLLPSARVMMEEEEYDKQRKVKKQPVETNRRKRPLWEQRWRKQTKDYIRISEAELEELNNTPIHSVPLSLRHLKESDIIIQDLKNKLNEAGNHHLRHASISLDLVDTLLEDEDELKTLEAQLEESASKLRAQEDNSQALQKEVEDLREQLQRREPISPTTETVKPRHEIVEEDPETIQEEHPVDKEEKQTKLKSYVKHPLKDSGEILKNGGQFNSVVSVCSFTSKEEYVTATEGNLLPSARVMMEEDEYHKQRKVKKQRKVKKLRKVKTNRRESQPWEQKWRKQTEEYIRRYDAELDVLNRILIVSARDTKGRGLKIKNLKKKMYDGMYLHLVHCSRSLNLVDTIKVQHEQKWKTLEAQLEESASKLRAQEDISQALQKEVEDLREQLRRREPISPTTETVKPRHEMVEEDPETIQEEHPVDKEEKQTVQEEQQTVQEEPQMVQEEQQTVQEEPQMVHEEQHEHKLKTLEAQLEESASTLRALEDITQALQKEVKELREQLQTREPISPTTETVKPRHEMVEEDPETIQEEHPVDKEEHEENISLWRRFKKFLTPKHKRLFKSKRMKKEKEEASVSM, encoded by the exons ATGTCATCAGCATTAGCAACGACTTTTTCAAAAATGTGGACTAAACTAACAGCACCAAAGCTCAAGAGCTGTTTAAAGAGCCCATGGAAAGATTCTGAGGGAATCCCAAAGAAGAAAGTGAAATTTAATTCGATGGTCGAAATATGTTACTTTACTAGAAAGGAGAAGGAGTCCGTACCAGAAGTTGGGGGCTCTAATCAGCTCCAGTACCTGACTACAACTGAGCGAAACCTCCTCCCATCTGCCCGAGTtatgatggaagaggaggaataTGATAAACAGCGCAAGGTGAAGAAGCAGCCTGTTGAGACTAATAGAAGGAAGAGGCCGCTCTGGGAGCAGAGATGGAGAAAACAGACTAAAGATTACATTAGGATATCTGAGGCAGAGCTCGAAGAACTGAATAACACCCCGATACATTCAGTTCCACTTTCATtgagacatttaaaagaaagtGACATAATAATTCAAGATCTAAAGAACAAGCTGAATGAAGCAGGTAACCACCACCTGCGTCATGCCTCCATATCCCTGGACCTTGTGGACACCTTGTTGGAAGATGAGGATGAGTTGAAGACATTAGAGGCTCAGTTGGAGGAAAGTGCCTCCAAACTTAGAGCTCAGGAGGACAATAGTCAGGCGCtgcagaaggaggtggaggacctCAGAGAACAGCTTCAAAGGAGGGAACCAATCAGTCCCACTACAGAGACAGTCAAACCAAGACATGAGATAGTTGAGGAAGACCCTGAGACGATCCAAGAAGAACATCCAGTGgacaaggaggaaaaacagacaaagctcAAGAGCTATGTAAAGCACCCATTGAAAGATTCTGGGGAAATCCTAAAGAACGGAGGGCAATTTAATTCTGTGGTCAGTGTATGTTCCTTTACTAGTAAGGAGGAG TACGTGACTGCAACTGAGGGAAACCTCCTCCCATCTGCCCGAGTTATGATGGAAGAGGATGAATACCATAAACAGCGCAAGGTGAAGAAGCAGCGCAAGGTGAAGAAGCTGCGCAAGGTTAAGACTAATAGAAGGGAGAGCCAACCCTGGGAGCAGAAATGGCGAAAACAGACTGAAGAATACATCAGGAGATATGATGCTGAACTCGATGTACTGAATAGGATCCTGATAGTTTCGGCTAGAGATACAAAAGGACGTGGcttaaagattaaaaatctaAAGAAGAAGATGTATGATGGAATGTACCTGCACCTGGTTCATTGCTCCAGATCCTTGAATCTCGTGGACACCATCAAAGTCCAACATGAGCAGAAGTGGAAGACATTAGAGGCTCAGTTGGAGGAAAGTGCCTCCAAACTTAGAGCTCAGGAGGACATTAGTCAGGCGCtgcagaaggaggtggaggacctCAGAGAACAGCTTCGAAGGAGGGAACCAATCAGTCCCACTACAGAGACAGTCAAACCAAGACATGAGATGGTTGAAGAAGACCCTGAGACGATCCAAGAAGAACATCCAGTGgacaaggaggaaaaacagacagtcCAGGAAGAACAACAGACTGTCCAGGAGGAACCTCAGATGGTCCAGGAAGAACAACAGACTGTCCAGGAGGAACCTCAGATGGTCCATGAAGAACAACATGAGCATAAGTTGAAGACATTAGAGGCTCAGTTGGAGGAAAGTGCCTCCACACTTAGAGCTCTGGAGGACATTACTCAGGCGCTGcagaaggaggtgaaggagctcagagaacAGCTTCAAACGAGGGAACCAATCAGTCCCACTACAGAGACAGTCAAACCAAGACATGAGATGGTTGAAGAAGACCCTGAGACGATCCAAGAAGAACATCCAGTGGACAAGGAGGAACACGAGGAGAATATCTCTCTCTGGAGGAGGTTCAAAAAATTTCTCACTCCAAAACACAAACGTTTATTTAAGTCCAAAcgcatgaagaaagagaaggaagaggcCAGTGTTTCCATGTGA
- the lgals2b gene encoding lectin, galactoside-binding, soluble, 2b isoform X2 — protein MIVTDMTFKEGQEFKIRVKPSEDCSTFSINVGHDADNIAMHFNPRFDSGGDSSVIVFNSKSGGSWGDEQRDDHFPFVRGEECKFYLNLSMESFYIKLPDGTMVDFPNRLGDIKYKYFSIGGDARIVGIKIK, from the exons ATG ATAGTCACAGACATGACGTTCAAGGAGGGCCAGGAGTTCAAGATCCGAGTCAAGCCCTCAGAAGACTGCAGCAC CTTTTCCATCAACGTCGGTCACGATGCTGACAACATCGCCATGCACTTCAACCCTCGTTTCGATTCAGGCGGCGACTCCAGCGTCATCGTCTTCAACTCCAAGTCCGGGGGAAGCTGGGGTGACGAGCAACGAGACGACCACTTCCCCTTCGTGCGCGGGGAGGAGTGCAAG TTTTATCTCAACCTCAGCATGGAGAGCTTTTACATCAAGCTCCCTGATGGCACCATGGTCGACTTCCCCAACCGCCTTGGTGACATCAAGTACAAGTACTTCAGCATCGGCGGTGACGCCAGGATCGTCGGCATCAAGATCAAGTAG